The following coding sequences are from one Nonlabens arenilitoris window:
- a CDS encoding acyl-CoA thioesterase, with protein MKSTLTKITTRYVETDQMGIIHHSNYLIYMEQARLDWLDHLGFSYRLMEEKKVLLPVYQIDIKYKNPMKFGDQITIKTTLKSLPTTRVEFEYEIVNQDGVICATADLTLVFTNATNFRPMKPLPDFLKACQSLFND; from the coding sequence ATGAAGAGTACACTTACAAAAATTACAACAAGATATGTAGAAACAGATCAAATGGGAATTATTCATCATTCTAACTATTTGATTTACATGGAGCAAGCAAGGCTAGACTGGCTAGATCATCTAGGGTTCTCCTATAGGCTTATGGAAGAAAAAAAAGTGCTGTTACCTGTCTATCAAATCGATATCAAGTACAAAAATCCGATGAAGTTTGGTGACCAAATTACAATTAAAACTACCCTTAAGAGTCTTCCTACAACAAGGGTTGAATTTGAGTATGAAATTGTTAATCAAGATGGTGTGATTTGTGCTACCGCAGATTTAACTCTAGTATTCACAAATGCTACTAATTTTAGACCTATGAAACCTCTTCCTGATTTCCTCAAAGCTTGTCAGTCATTGTTTAATGATTAA
- a CDS encoding pyridoxamine 5'-phosphate oxidase family protein yields the protein MLDNFFKELVVEFKSCLSKNKHPFKYMTLSTIDKDLRPQSRMVVLREVNDNLDCIIFTDSRTDKVKQIENNCHACILAYHPKKLLQLKLNGKLYPIEDPVEIKRLFQKVGEKALKDYTTLSSPGTPIATPDHVDYGERSQNHFLALKFVPDQWEALKLKRPHHLRAIFFKHNDWKGQWLVP from the coding sequence ATGCTAGATAATTTTTTTAAAGAACTGGTTGTAGAGTTTAAAAGTTGTTTGTCAAAAAATAAGCACCCTTTTAAATACATGACTTTATCAACAATTGATAAAGACTTGAGACCACAGTCCAGAATGGTCGTTCTAAGAGAGGTCAATGACAATCTAGATTGTATCATTTTTACAGACTCTCGTACAGATAAGGTTAAACAGATCGAGAACAATTGCCATGCTTGTATTCTTGCTTATCATCCCAAAAAACTTTTACAACTTAAACTCAATGGTAAATTATACCCAATCGAGGATCCTGTAGAAATTAAAAGATTATTTCAAAAGGTAGGTGAAAAAGCGCTTAAAGACTACACAACCTTATCATCTCCTGGTACACCTATCGCAACTCCCGATCATGTTGATTATGGAGAACGTAGTCAGAATCATTTTCTCGCACTAAAATTTGTTCCAGATCAGTGGGAAGCTTTAAAACTCAAAAGACCACATCATTTAAGAGCAATCTTTTTTAAACATAACGACTGGAAAGGACAGTGGCTGGTTCCCTAG
- a CDS encoding low molecular weight protein-tyrosine-phosphatase — MSKTSILMVCLGNICRSPLAEGIMRSKLNFTKFNIDSAGTSGSHRGQAPDKRSITVAKKNGLDISSQASRKLVPEDLVKFDYIFVMDNSNYRDVIALAQNDEQRAKVHKIMDWAFPDEDLDIPDPYYGGDSGFENVYRMLDHVTDVVAKKLQS, encoded by the coding sequence ATGAGTAAGACGTCCATTTTAATGGTATGCTTGGGTAACATTTGCCGTTCTCCGCTGGCAGAAGGTATCATGCGTTCTAAACTTAATTTTACTAAGTTCAATATTGATAGCGCAGGAACTAGTGGTAGCCATCGTGGACAAGCTCCGGATAAAAGATCTATAACCGTTGCAAAAAAGAATGGACTAGATATCTCTAGCCAAGCCAGTCGCAAGTTAGTTCCTGAAGATTTAGTTAAATTTGATTACATCTTTGTAATGGATAATTCTAACTATAGAGATGTAATTGCTCTTGCGCAAAATGATGAGCAACGAGCTAAAGTTCATAAAATAATGGATTGGGCCTTTCCAGATGAAGATCTCGATATTCCTGATCCTTATTATGGTGGCGACAGTGGCTTTGAAAACGTGTACCGAATGCTAGATCATGTGACTGATGTAGTGGCTAAAAAGCTTCAATCTTAG
- a CDS encoding beta-mannosidase, producing MRISLFVILAILLSSCKEKRPNLENQYLENNWLLHKAVDYSLISDSVSIPSTVHNELLPFIKHPFKGTNEDSLQWITEENWIYETVFTLDEETLAKEHITLNFEGIDTYASIELNGNEILETDNAFLTWKKDVKPFLEEENELVVSIKSPLEIEAQKAAANAYTLPEGNRVYTRKAQYQYGWDWGPKLNTMGIWKPVYLEAYDDFKIEDVYIKQNFVKDATANLTAQIKLSQPTEDQLDYQIKVNDSLFAFKITDSLSVTKAGASQEIHFEIPQVQLWWPHNIGEPYLYDIEVLVSKNDELIDSKKLKTGIRTIELINEPDEHGTSFFFKVNDVPVYMKGANYIPQNSMQDLVTDQHYENLLTDVKEANMNMLRVWGGGIYENDIFYEKCDEKGILVWQDFMFACAMYPGDARFRESVTKEITQQITRLRNHSSIALWCGNNETSEAWHNWGWQEGRSQAERDSIWEDYRAVFQIAMPKYVSELTKESYWESSPKYGRGNPKYEFEGDAHDWRVWHDAYPFEHFEEHVPRFMSEFGFQSHPSYEAIRYINEDGTINIKSEDYASHQKHARGNELIREYMERDFPVPTSDEDYVYVSQLLQAYGMSKGIQAHRRARPYNMGTLYWQLNDCWPVVSWSSIDYFGNWKALHYQVKRDFENVLISNVVENDTLKTYVVNDGMQDITSGFTMIISDFYGKELYHESFVGTAGMNSSNEFHKVNLKKLGLNLSNVYVLVEFNSSQITDVLLRPKELNLPNENLEWISEKTEQGYQLTITSDAFTKDVFFYSNVEGHFSDNFFNLEPHAKKTIIFETDSEEEPEFKYKTLNGL from the coding sequence ATGAGAATTAGTTTATTTGTAATTTTAGCAATTCTCTTAAGCTCTTGTAAAGAAAAACGTCCTAATTTAGAGAACCAGTATTTAGAAAATAATTGGTTGCTTCACAAAGCCGTCGACTATAGTCTGATATCAGATTCGGTATCCATTCCTTCTACAGTTCATAATGAATTATTGCCATTTATCAAGCATCCATTTAAAGGAACTAATGAAGATAGTTTACAATGGATTACTGAAGAAAACTGGATATATGAAACAGTGTTTACGCTTGATGAAGAAACACTCGCCAAAGAACACATCACGCTCAACTTTGAAGGAATAGACACTTATGCTAGTATTGAACTCAACGGCAACGAAATTTTAGAAACCGATAATGCTTTTTTGACTTGGAAAAAAGATGTTAAGCCTTTTCTTGAAGAAGAGAACGAACTTGTTGTATCTATCAAATCGCCACTAGAAATTGAGGCACAAAAAGCAGCTGCAAATGCATATACCTTACCAGAAGGCAACCGAGTTTACACACGCAAAGCGCAATATCAATACGGTTGGGATTGGGGTCCTAAACTCAATACCATGGGAATCTGGAAACCGGTATATCTTGAGGCTTATGACGATTTTAAAATCGAGGATGTTTACATCAAACAGAATTTTGTAAAAGATGCTACCGCAAACCTTACGGCACAAATCAAGTTATCCCAACCTACTGAAGATCAACTTGACTATCAAATTAAAGTTAACGACAGCCTTTTCGCTTTCAAAATAACGGATTCTTTATCTGTCACAAAAGCTGGCGCTAGTCAAGAAATTCATTTTGAGATTCCGCAAGTGCAACTCTGGTGGCCGCACAACATAGGTGAACCTTATTTATATGACATTGAAGTTTTGGTTTCCAAAAATGATGAACTCATCGATTCTAAAAAACTCAAGACTGGAATTCGCACCATAGAATTAATCAACGAGCCAGACGAGCATGGAACCAGCTTTTTCTTCAAGGTAAACGACGTGCCTGTTTACATGAAAGGCGCTAACTATATCCCGCAAAATTCAATGCAGGATTTAGTTACTGATCAGCATTATGAAAACCTGCTCACCGATGTAAAAGAGGCAAACATGAACATGCTACGCGTTTGGGGTGGCGGGATTTATGAGAATGATATCTTCTATGAAAAATGTGATGAAAAAGGCATCCTTGTTTGGCAAGACTTTATGTTTGCTTGTGCTATGTATCCTGGTGATGCACGCTTTCGCGAAAGCGTAACTAAAGAAATTACTCAACAAATCACTAGATTGAGAAATCACAGTAGTATTGCGTTATGGTGTGGAAATAATGAAACCAGTGAGGCTTGGCATAATTGGGGCTGGCAAGAAGGACGATCCCAAGCGGAACGCGATAGTATTTGGGAAGATTATCGTGCCGTTTTTCAAATTGCGATGCCTAAATATGTGAGCGAACTCACCAAAGAGTCTTACTGGGAAAGCTCGCCAAAATACGGTCGTGGAAACCCAAAATATGAATTTGAAGGCGATGCGCATGACTGGCGTGTGTGGCACGATGCCTATCCGTTTGAACATTTTGAAGAACATGTTCCGAGATTTATGAGTGAGTTTGGTTTTCAATCCCATCCTTCTTATGAGGCGATACGATATATCAATGAAGATGGAACTATCAACATTAAGTCTGAAGATTATGCCTCGCATCAAAAACACGCTCGTGGGAATGAACTGATACGAGAATACATGGAACGCGATTTCCCAGTTCCTACTAGCGATGAAGATTATGTTTATGTAAGTCAGCTACTGCAAGCCTATGGAATGTCTAAAGGAATTCAAGCACATCGAAGAGCCAGACCGTATAACATGGGAACGCTATACTGGCAACTCAACGATTGCTGGCCTGTGGTGAGCTGGAGTAGTATCGATTATTTTGGCAACTGGAAAGCCTTACATTATCAAGTAAAACGTGATTTTGAAAATGTATTGATTAGTAATGTAGTGGAAAATGATACCTTGAAAACTTATGTGGTGAATGATGGAATGCAAGATATTACAAGTGGCTTCACCATGATTATAAGTGATTTTTATGGTAAAGAATTGTATCATGAATCATTTGTAGGAACTGCTGGAATGAATTCAAGTAATGAGTTTCATAAAGTCAATTTGAAAAAATTGGGCCTAAATCTTTCTAATGTCTATGTGTTAGTAGAATTTAATTCTAGCCAAATTACAGATGTTTTATTAAGACCCAAAGAATTGAATTTACCCAATGAAAACCTAGAATGGATTAGTGAAAAGACAGAACAAGGTTACCAGTTAACTATAACATCTGATGCGTTTACTAAAGATGTGTTTTTCTATTCCAATGTAGAAGGCCATTTTTCAGATAACTTCTTCAACCTAGAACCTCACGCTAAAAAGACTATCATTTTTGAAACCGATAGTGAAGAAGAACCTGAGTTTAAGTATAAGACGTTGAATGGATTATAA
- the ribD gene encoding bifunctional diaminohydroxyphosphoribosylaminopyrimidine deaminase/5-amino-6-(5-phosphoribosylamino)uracil reductase RibD, protein MTTEEKYMQRCLQLAQNGLGTTYPNPLVGSVIVSENDQIIGEGWHLKSGEPHAEVNAVRDAEKKGYDGDAFAKATLYVNLEPCSHTGKTPPCATMIVQKGFKKVVVGTLDPHDKVAGKGVALLIEAGIEVIVGVLENECNDLNKRFFTFHSKQRPYVILKWAETSDGFIAPETKNEQKPVWITNPYSRQVSHQLRAQENAILVGSKTVIDDNPSLTSRDWSGDHPTRVVLDSRNSITSNYKVMDDAAVTLKLELSTSNILEIVNELYKNNIQSVIIEGGTTTIQSFIDAGLWDEAFQFMGTDVLFHQGLKAPVLSGDYTLISRKMIANDVLKIYRKK, encoded by the coding sequence ATGACTACTGAAGAAAAATACATGCAACGCTGCTTGCAACTGGCTCAAAATGGATTGGGAACAACGTATCCCAATCCTTTAGTGGGAAGTGTAATTGTGAGCGAGAATGACCAAATCATAGGTGAAGGATGGCATCTCAAATCTGGAGAACCGCATGCTGAGGTTAACGCTGTACGTGATGCAGAAAAAAAGGGTTATGATGGAGACGCTTTCGCGAAAGCGACATTATACGTCAATCTAGAACCATGTTCCCACACAGGTAAGACGCCACCTTGTGCAACCATGATTGTGCAAAAAGGCTTTAAAAAAGTAGTCGTAGGAACACTAGATCCACACGATAAAGTGGCAGGAAAAGGTGTTGCTTTATTAATAGAAGCTGGAATTGAAGTCATAGTAGGTGTCTTAGAAAATGAATGTAATGACCTCAACAAAAGATTCTTTACATTTCACAGTAAACAACGTCCTTATGTCATTTTAAAATGGGCCGAAACTTCTGATGGATTTATTGCACCAGAAACTAAGAACGAGCAGAAACCGGTATGGATTACTAATCCATATTCTAGACAAGTATCGCATCAACTGAGAGCGCAAGAAAATGCAATTCTAGTAGGTTCAAAAACAGTTATCGATGACAACCCATCACTTACTAGTCGCGACTGGTCTGGTGATCATCCTACACGTGTAGTACTGGATTCTAGAAACAGCATCACATCTAATTATAAAGTAATGGATGATGCTGCGGTAACTTTAAAACTTGAACTCAGTACTTCTAACATCTTAGAAATTGTAAACGAGCTTTATAAAAATAATATTCAGTCAGTAATTATTGAAGGAGGAACCACTACCATTCAATCTTTTATTGATGCAGGTTTATGGGATGAAGCGTTTCAATTTATGGGAACTGATGTTCTCTTTCATCAAGGTTTAAAAGCACCTGTTTTAAGTGGTGATTATACGTTGATTTCTAGAAAAATGATAGCAAACGATGTGCTTAAAATTTATAGAAAAAAATGA
- the dnaA gene encoding chromosomal replication initiator protein DnaA, giving the protein MASTAASVWENCLLFIKDNINPQAYKTWFEPIKPVKLTETALSIQVPSRFFYEWLEEHYIKLLKTALTRELGEGAKLIYAIKMENTLKGMEPFTEKIPSSNRSIQSSQSVDAPVRSKSPELKNPFIIPGIRNVKIESQLNPSYNFDSFLEGDSNRLARSAGMAVANKPGGTSFNPLLIFGGVGLGKTHLAHAIGVGIKENYPDKTALYISAEKFTQQYIESVRKNNRNDFIHFYQIVDVLIVDDIQFFAGKASTQDVFFHIFNHLHQNGKQVILTSDKKPVDMQDIEQRLLSRFKWGLSAELNHPDYETRVSIIKNKLYRDGVEMDDDIIHYLADNIKTNIRELEGAIISLIAHSSFNRKDITIDLARKIVENYVKNTKREISIDQIQQVVSDYFQMDVETLQSKTRKRHIVQARQLAMYFSKKMTKASLASIGSQIGKRDHATVLHACKTVDNLASTDKQFNKYVEDLSKKLTN; this is encoded by the coding sequence ATGGCATCGACGGCAGCATCGGTATGGGAAAATTGCCTACTATTTATAAAAGATAATATAAATCCTCAAGCCTACAAAACGTGGTTTGAACCTATAAAACCTGTTAAATTAACTGAGACTGCTTTAAGTATACAAGTACCTAGTCGTTTTTTCTATGAATGGTTAGAAGAACATTATATTAAATTATTAAAAACAGCTCTTACACGCGAGCTAGGTGAAGGTGCAAAATTAATTTATGCCATTAAGATGGAGAATACCTTAAAGGGTATGGAGCCATTTACTGAAAAAATACCTAGTAGCAACCGTTCTATACAGTCATCCCAATCTGTTGACGCACCGGTAAGAAGTAAAAGCCCTGAATTAAAAAACCCATTTATTATTCCAGGAATAAGAAATGTAAAAATAGAATCTCAATTAAATCCATCTTACAATTTTGATAGTTTCTTAGAAGGTGACTCCAATAGACTTGCACGTAGTGCTGGAATGGCGGTAGCAAATAAGCCTGGAGGAACTTCTTTCAATCCATTACTTATTTTTGGTGGTGTGGGATTGGGTAAAACTCACCTTGCTCACGCAATAGGTGTAGGAATTAAAGAAAATTATCCTGATAAGACAGCACTATATATCAGTGCTGAAAAGTTTACTCAACAATACATTGAATCGGTACGTAAGAATAATAGAAACGATTTTATACATTTCTACCAGATTGTAGATGTGCTTATCGTTGACGATATTCAATTTTTTGCTGGTAAAGCAAGTACACAAGATGTATTCTTCCATATTTTCAACCATTTACATCAAAATGGTAAACAAGTTATTCTAACAAGTGATAAGAAGCCTGTAGACATGCAGGATATTGAGCAACGATTACTTTCTCGTTTCAAATGGGGACTTAGTGCAGAGCTTAATCATCCAGATTATGAAACAAGAGTTTCTATCATCAAGAATAAATTATATCGCGATGGTGTAGAAATGGATGATGATATCATACATTACCTAGCTGACAATATTAAAACCAACATACGTGAATTAGAAGGTGCAATTATTTCATTAATTGCTCACTCTTCTTTTAACCGTAAAGACATTACTATAGACCTTGCACGTAAGATAGTAGAGAACTATGTTAAGAATACGAAACGCGAGATTTCTATAGACCAAATACAGCAAGTCGTAAGTGATTATTTCCAAATGGATGTTGAAACGTTGCAGTCTAAAACACGTAAACGTCATATCGTTCAGGCAAGACAACTAGCTATGTATTTCTCTAAGAAAATGACCAAAGCGTCTCTTGCGAGTATAGGTTCTCAGATAGGTAAACGTGATCACGCCACAGTTTTACATGCTTGTAAAACTGTAGATAACCTTGCTTCTACTGATAAACAATTCAACAAATATGTTGAAGATTTAAGTAAAAAACTGACGAATTAA
- the prmC gene encoding peptide chain release factor N(5)-glutamine methyltransferase, translated as MTLNQVKSLYQEQLKPLYPENEIHSILQIVCEDLLNWSRSDFMIKDREELSHIQEEILQKSLRELRTSKPVQYITGKAHFYGHEFTVNEHTLIPRQETEELVDMIIKDHKAESYLNILDIGTGTGCIGLSIKAAKPDSIVTLMDVSNDALVIAQSNANHLKTPVKTILQDVLALDELSEKYDVIVSNPPYVRNLEKKEIHDNVLENEPHLALFVEDDNALIFYRKIMELSKNALQPNGILYFEINQYLPDEMKALATELGFESEIFKDLNGNYRMMKCVRN; from the coding sequence ATGACATTGAATCAAGTAAAATCCCTTTACCAAGAACAGCTCAAACCTCTTTATCCAGAAAATGAGATTCACAGCATTCTACAAATCGTTTGTGAAGACTTATTGAACTGGTCGCGCTCTGATTTCATGATAAAAGATCGAGAAGAACTGAGTCATATTCAAGAAGAAATATTACAAAAGTCCTTACGAGAACTACGTACTTCAAAACCAGTTCAATACATTACAGGAAAAGCTCATTTCTACGGACACGAGTTTACTGTCAATGAACATACGTTGATTCCGCGTCAGGAAACAGAAGAACTGGTCGATATGATTATTAAAGATCATAAAGCAGAATCTTATTTGAATATTCTAGACATAGGAACAGGAACTGGCTGTATAGGATTGTCTATTAAAGCAGCAAAGCCGGATAGCATCGTTACACTTATGGATGTATCAAATGATGCTTTAGTCATTGCTCAATCAAATGCAAATCATTTAAAAACTCCAGTAAAAACGATTCTGCAAGATGTCTTGGCTTTAGATGAATTGTCTGAGAAATATGATGTCATCGTGAGCAATCCGCCGTATGTGAGGAATTTAGAGAAGAAAGAGATACATGATAACGTATTAGAAAATGAACCACATCTAGCGCTTTTTGTAGAAGATGATAATGCATTAATTTTCTATCGTAAAATAATGGAGCTGTCTAAAAACGCTTTACAGCCTAACGGAATACTATACTTTGAAATCAATCAATATTTACCTGATGAGATGAAAGCGCTAGCAACAGAGCTAGGTTTTGAATCTGAAATTTTTAAGGACTTGAATGGAAATTATAGGATGATGAAATGCGTGAGAAATTGA
- a CDS encoding EamA family transporter: MIWLVLSITTSSFLYVIFKYFELFKINTLHAIIINYIVACITGFVSYGRMPNVEQITTANWLYYAIFLGALFIFIFNIMALTSQKNGLSVAAVAGKMSLVIPVIAGIWLYNESMGWMKIVGILLALVSVYLTSVKTKEGIQLDKRLLIFPIVLFLGSGIIDTTLKYAEKMHVPDGEEPLFSAMCFAMAFLIGIVVLIYEATQKRLLTLRSIMGGIALGIPNYFSIYFIIKTLKNGMESSVVYPINHVGTVLLTCLLGIILFKERLISKNYIGIAVAIMAIVMIAFAKA, from the coding sequence ATGATTTGGCTCGTTTTAAGCATTACCACATCTAGTTTTCTATATGTGATTTTTAAATACTTTGAACTATTTAAAATCAACACATTACACGCTATTATCATTAATTACATAGTAGCTTGTATTACTGGTTTTGTATCTTATGGCAGGATGCCTAATGTAGAGCAAATTACAACGGCAAATTGGTTGTACTATGCAATATTTCTGGGCGCGCTGTTTATATTTATTTTTAATATTATGGCGCTTACTAGTCAAAAAAATGGCCTTTCAGTCGCGGCTGTGGCTGGTAAAATGTCACTGGTAATTCCTGTTATTGCAGGTATATGGCTCTATAATGAGTCTATGGGCTGGATGAAAATAGTCGGGATTTTACTAGCACTAGTCTCTGTTTACTTGACATCTGTAAAAACAAAGGAAGGCATACAACTAGATAAACGATTGCTTATTTTTCCGATTGTTTTATTCTTAGGTAGTGGTATAATAGATACTACGTTGAAATATGCCGAAAAGATGCACGTGCCTGATGGTGAAGAACCACTTTTTAGTGCGATGTGTTTTGCAATGGCTTTTCTTATAGGAATAGTCGTTTTAATCTATGAGGCTACTCAAAAAAGGTTATTGACTTTGCGCAGTATAATGGGAGGAATTGCTTTAGGAATACCTAATTATTTTTCTATCTATTTTATTATTAAAACACTTAAAAACGGAATGGAAAGTAGCGTGGTTTACCCTATTAATCACGTAGGAACCGTTCTTTTAACCTGTCTATTAGGTATTATACTGTTTAAGGAACGATTAATTTCTAAAAACTACATAGGTATTGCAGTTGCCATTATGGCTATTGTGATGATCGCTTTCGCGAAAGCGTAA
- a CDS encoding GNAT family N-acetyltransferase, giving the protein MKIRKILPKDNKAVKEIIQASILEHGAPKIGTAYSDAATQAMYEQYQKPRRTYYVIEVDGVVVGGAGIAPLDNYNGNVSELQKMYFKPEVRGKGYGKKLMMTCLERAKEFKFESVYLETMDNMYDAQGLYKHVGFKLLDGPLGDTGHFSCPVQMLLKF; this is encoded by the coding sequence ATGAAAATTCGCAAAATACTTCCTAAAGATAATAAAGCCGTTAAGGAAATTATTCAAGCTTCAATTTTAGAACATGGCGCTCCTAAAATAGGAACTGCATACAGCGATGCGGCAACGCAAGCGATGTATGAGCAATATCAAAAACCTCGCAGAACTTACTATGTAATTGAAGTCGATGGAGTAGTGGTCGGTGGCGCAGGAATCGCACCACTTGATAATTACAACGGTAATGTGAGCGAACTTCAAAAAATGTACTTTAAACCAGAAGTGCGTGGTAAAGGTTATGGTAAGAAATTGATGATGACTTGCCTAGAACGTGCCAAAGAATTCAAATTTGAAAGCGTTTACCTAGAAACTATGGATAATATGTACGATGCACAAGGATTGTACAAGCACGTAGGTTTTAAATTACTCGATGGACCACTGGGTGATACAGGTCATTTCTCATGTCCTGTTCAAATGCTTTTAAAATTTTGA
- a CDS encoding IMPACT family protein, with amino-acid sequence MTDSYKTIIKPTEEILYKEKGSKFYGYAFPLKNDQEVNELIAPLRNRHPKAGHHCYAWKLGADEHNYRANDDGEPSHSAGDPILGQINSYELSDILVVVSRIFGGTKLGVGGLISAYRETAKLTLDTADIRLRTITAAIEISFEYPQMSQVMRFIDEGNFSMISQNLTASCIITIAVPQSQQESITASINQMYPIKAKALD; translated from the coding sequence TTGACAGATTCTTACAAAACCATTATCAAACCAACAGAAGAAATTCTTTATAAGGAAAAGGGTAGTAAGTTTTATGGATATGCTTTTCCCTTAAAAAACGATCAAGAGGTTAATGAATTAATAGCACCATTGCGCAATCGACATCCTAAGGCTGGACATCATTGTTATGCATGGAAACTGGGAGCTGATGAGCACAACTATAGGGCAAATGATGATGGAGAACCTAGTCATAGTGCAGGTGACCCTATATTAGGACAGATCAATTCTTATGAGCTGAGCGATATATTAGTGGTGGTCTCAAGGATTTTTGGTGGTACAAAGTTAGGTGTAGGTGGATTGATAAGTGCTTATAGGGAAACTGCAAAATTAACCTTGGATACTGCAGATATAAGATTAAGAACCATAACGGCTGCTATAGAAATTAGCTTTGAATATCCACAAATGAGTCAAGTTATGCGATTTATTGACGAAGGTAATTTCTCTATGATTTCTCAAAATTTAACTGCTAGTTGTATCATAACGATTGCAGTACCTCAATCACAACAAGAATCTATTACCGCATCAATTAACCAGATGTACCCGATTAAGGCCAAAGCACTAGACTAG
- a CDS encoding copper homeostasis protein CutC translates to MLLEICASNYQSALNAQKAGVHRIELCSELGTGGITPSYGMLKKVMEELTIPVMVLIRPRSGNFVYSNADIDIMKRDIELCKELGCAGIVSGVLTSDFKIDIKRTSDLIELSRPLPFTFHRAFDHVVNPEQAVVDLVNLGAKRILTSGQQPKAIDGIKNLKRYQEIAGNELIIMPGGGINSENISSFLNANKQFDKLTVTSKHENIFQEIHASATEIIEQTKEQKVPMNSPKFLQENIEVISSKNNIAVILKNLKNEN, encoded by the coding sequence GAAATCTGCGCATCAAACTACCAAAGTGCTCTCAATGCTCAAAAAGCTGGTGTACACCGTATAGAATTATGCAGCGAGCTGGGAACTGGCGGCATTACACCTAGTTATGGGATGCTTAAAAAAGTTATGGAAGAACTCACCATTCCGGTCATGGTTTTGATACGACCACGTTCTGGGAATTTTGTTTACAGCAACGCCGATATTGATATCATGAAACGTGACATTGAGTTGTGTAAAGAACTAGGTTGTGCTGGAATTGTTTCTGGTGTGTTGACTTCAGACTTTAAAATTGACATCAAACGAACGAGTGACTTGATCGAACTTTCTAGACCATTACCTTTTACTTTTCACAGGGCTTTTGATCATGTAGTGAATCCTGAACAAGCGGTTGTAGATTTGGTCAATCTAGGTGCAAAACGTATTCTTACTTCTGGTCAGCAACCTAAAGCGATAGACGGAATTAAAAACTTAAAACGTTATCAAGAAATTGCAGGTAATGAGTTGATCATTATGCCTGGTGGTGGTATAAACAGTGAGAATATTTCAAGCTTTTTAAATGCTAACAAACAGTTCGACAAGCTCACTGTGACATCTAAGCATGAAAATATTTTTCAAGAAATTCACGCCAGCGCCACAGAAATAATTGAGCAAACTAAAGAACAAAAAGTACCGATGAATTCGCCGAAATTTCTTCAAGAAAATATAGAAGTTATTTCCAGTAAAAACAACATCGCTGTCATCCTTAAAAATTTGAAAAATGAGAATTAG